A genomic segment from Cyanobium sp. NIES-981 encodes:
- a CDS encoding Fic family protein, whose product MPTRLPRKPPPLKELLKHCGDLRETLRLLAGLAGEASGDRYLHWDELRYRTPPEGLSHEQWWLAEKLSRRPTPLPLLAADGQAFWFSQPLVLQQALHQIDMQAGASVMAPEAVTTRSTRDRYLLSSLMEEAITSSQMEGASTTRDVAKAMIRSRRPPRDRSERMILNNFLTMQRIQEVSKQALTPQLVRELHRLVSEGTLDDLADAGRLRPAGKEVVVDGAKGTVFHVPPPAEELPGRLEELCRFANGETPKVFIHPVVRAIALHFWLAYDHPFCDGNGRTARALFYWAMLHQGYWLFEFISISSVINKARGQYERSFLLSESDDNDLTYFLLAQVKVIQQAIASLHAYLERKAGEVGALQQRLEGIAGLNHRQLALLRHALRHSGFRYTVLSHQNSHGVSHQTARSDLQKLAARGLLIAGKDGRREVFRVPEDLAARLPG is encoded by the coding sequence TTGCCCACCCGGCTGCCCCGCAAGCCCCCTCCCCTCAAGGAGCTGCTGAAGCACTGCGGCGACCTACGGGAGACGCTGCGGCTGCTCGCCGGTCTCGCAGGCGAAGCCAGTGGTGATCGCTACCTCCACTGGGATGAGCTGCGCTATCGCACCCCGCCTGAGGGGCTGAGCCATGAGCAGTGGTGGCTGGCGGAGAAACTCTCCAGGCGGCCCACACCCCTGCCACTGCTGGCCGCTGACGGCCAGGCCTTCTGGTTCTCGCAGCCGCTTGTGCTTCAGCAGGCGCTGCACCAGATCGATATGCAGGCCGGGGCGAGCGTGATGGCGCCCGAGGCCGTCACCACCCGGTCGACGCGGGATCGCTATCTGCTGAGCTCACTGATGGAGGAGGCGATCACCTCCTCGCAGATGGAGGGCGCTTCCACCACGCGGGATGTGGCCAAGGCGATGATCCGCAGCCGCCGGCCACCGCGCGATCGTTCCGAGCGGATGATCCTCAACAACTTCCTCACGATGCAGCGCATCCAGGAGGTGAGCAAGCAAGCGCTGACGCCGCAGCTGGTGCGGGAGCTGCACAGGCTCGTGAGCGAAGGCACCCTGGATGACCTGGCCGATGCTGGCCGCCTGCGCCCAGCCGGCAAGGAGGTGGTGGTGGATGGCGCCAAAGGCACCGTGTTCCACGTGCCGCCACCAGCGGAGGAACTGCCCGGGCGGCTGGAGGAGCTGTGCCGCTTTGCCAATGGCGAGACCCCCAAGGTGTTCATCCACCCGGTGGTGCGGGCGATTGCCCTGCACTTCTGGCTGGCCTACGACCACCCCTTCTGCGATGGCAACGGCCGCACAGCCCGGGCGCTCTTCTACTGGGCGATGCTGCATCAGGGCTACTGGCTGTTCGAGTTCATCTCGATCTCGTCCGTGATCAACAAGGCCCGGGGGCAGTACGAGCGCTCATTCCTGCTCAGTGAGAGCGACGACAACGATCTCACCTACTTCCTGCTGGCCCAGGTGAAGGTGATCCAGCAGGCCATCGCCAGCCTGCATGCCTACCTGGAGCGCAAGGCCGGCGAGGTGGGGGCCCTGCAGCAGCGGCTGGAGGGGATCGCTGGCCTCAATCACCGCCAGCTGGCGCTGCTGCGTCATGCCCTGCGGCATTCCGGGTTTCGCTACACGGTGCTCTCGCACCAGAACAGCCATGGGGTGAGCCATCAGACCGCTCGCAGCGATCTGCAGAAGCTGGCTGCGCGTGGGCTGCTGATCGCGGGCAAGGATGGGCGTCGCGAAGTCTTCCGGGTGCCGGAGGATCTGGCGGCACGGCTGCCGGGCTGA
- a CDS encoding AAA family ATPase: MAAVFRRPALASELAGRLLRPGVLDEGLRSGLFLSGLRRTGKTTFLRTDLVPELEAQGAVVIYVDLWSDIKASPAALVYAAVRRVLKELATPASAPLARLRRLRGLELGGMGFRFGFQLEQLGEPGGASLAQALTEVVDQAKGDVVLIVDEVQQAITTEEGNQLLLALKAARDAINPRPETPGHFLFLGTGSHRALVGELTARRNQAFAGATSLPYPVLDQDYVRHVLQRLQDDAVQALPSEETAWKAFQTLGHRPEEFLRALQQLQLSSRGDSDLEPDELLPVIAATLRGSAADLELQKVEQLGGLAMAIFERVAREEGPARGLFSAEAAAAYGEAIGREVRVEEIQPVVNELLGDNVLMRLGHGLYGVADPFVQEIWRERQR, encoded by the coding sequence ATGGCCGCCGTCTTCCGCCGTCCCGCTCTGGCCTCCGAGCTGGCGGGCCGGCTGCTGCGCCCTGGAGTTCTCGACGAGGGCCTGCGCTCAGGCCTGTTTCTCTCAGGGCTGCGCCGCACGGGGAAAACCACCTTCCTGCGCACCGACCTTGTGCCGGAACTGGAAGCTCAGGGTGCGGTGGTGATCTACGTGGACCTGTGGAGTGACATCAAGGCCAGCCCAGCCGCGCTGGTTTATGCCGCCGTCCGCCGCGTGCTGAAGGAGCTGGCGACTCCGGCCTCGGCGCCGCTGGCCCGGTTGCGACGGCTCAGGGGGCTTGAGCTTGGCGGAATGGGCTTTCGCTTTGGGTTCCAGTTGGAGCAGCTGGGAGAGCCCGGTGGCGCCAGCCTGGCTCAGGCGCTCACGGAGGTGGTGGATCAGGCCAAGGGTGATGTGGTGCTGATCGTGGATGAGGTGCAGCAGGCGATCACAACCGAGGAGGGCAATCAGCTGTTGCTGGCCCTCAAAGCCGCCCGAGACGCCATCAACCCCAGACCGGAGACGCCAGGCCACTTCCTGTTTCTCGGCACCGGCTCGCATCGAGCCCTTGTGGGTGAACTGACCGCACGACGCAACCAGGCGTTCGCCGGGGCCACCTCGCTGCCTTACCCCGTTCTGGATCAGGACTATGTGCGCCATGTGCTGCAGCGGTTGCAAGACGACGCTGTGCAGGCCCTGCCATCGGAGGAGACGGCTTGGAAGGCCTTCCAGACCCTGGGCCATCGGCCTGAGGAGTTTCTGCGTGCCCTGCAGCAACTTCAGCTCAGCAGCCGTGGTGACTCGGACTTGGAGCCGGATGAGCTGTTGCCGGTGATTGCCGCCACCCTGCGCGGCTCCGCCGCAGACCTGGAGTTGCAGAAGGTGGAACAGCTCGGCGGGTTGGCCATGGCGATCTTTGAGCGGGTGGCCCGGGAGGAGGGCCCAGCCAGGGGTCTGTTCTCAGCCGAAGCGGCCGCGGCCTACGGCGAGGCGATCGGCCGGGAGGTGCGGGTGGAGGAGATCCAACCGGTGGTGAACGAACTCCTTGGAGACAATGTGCTGATGCGGCTGGGCCATGGCCTCTACGGGGTTGCCGATCCCTTTGTGCAGGAGATCTGGAGGGAGCGGCAGCGCTGA